Part of the Lolium rigidum isolate FL_2022 chromosome 6, APGP_CSIRO_Lrig_0.1, whole genome shotgun sequence genome, gaaaaaccgcaactttttcatgttcacacttttcacagattttgcacggtttaaatttaattttgaaaatacgaaaacgcttctatatggccagaaaacgaacttttagttcggtttttgaatcgcttatcgaaactgtgcaaatgatataccgttggaaagataatgaaattgcgcaacttttttatgttttatgtttttcaaaatcctcacagtttttgaacaattttgaaaataccgaaattcggacgtactcaaaaaacgagcggacagtaatttggatgatttgtttcaaccgtatatcggaatgatgcaaatgatatggcgttggaaagctatgaactaggcgcaactttcttattccaattgttttttcTAATTCCTTACAATTTAATAGAATAACACGAATTATTGTCCGCCTTTTTAtggtgacgggcaccgaatgatttttccCGCGATTTCCATgtggtatatttaaacaatgcaaatgctatacggttggaaaggtctcaaaatggcgcatcttttttgtagctaccatttttgccaacttcaaacgatttgaaagtaattttagaagttttgaaatcatgtttccggtatattttgtgggataacggtttgaatttgatggattagatccatttatttgttttaaaatgttgtaggtaaagaaattagacatatactctaccatataaagcttttggtgacaattacTGAAGTGGttcgtgatcaaatcgatgagatttgcacaatagatttccgccccgtaaaaccagagcattgaacttccctcgacacgaacttgcacttctatggaaatgcggttgtacttctcggcgctgtttcacgaaagtgttcagtaaaatgactataggCATATGTACTTCCCGAAACAGGAGTTTtgcacttttcaaaaaaaaagaatttgTACTTCTCGGAGCCATTTTTCGTGTGTTTCCTGGCACTATTGTTTTTAATTTTCCGAATTGATGTATACTTCTCAAAATCGAAGTTTTGACCTTCCAAACATTGGTATTCGTACTTATCGGGAGTTTTTTTTAGTTGCCATATTGTTTTTAGCAGTATCCTGGGTTGTACTTCTTGCATTGTCGCTACTGTGCTTCCTTGATTTACTGCCATGTACTTATTCAAGACTTAATTTTAGCCATAAATTGTGAAATATTGCCATGAGTTGACTTAATGTTTCCCTTTAGTTTCAATAATTATCAGCATGTACTTCTCAAATTTTCCAATTAAACTTCCTACATATTTCGTTGGAAAATAGTGGTAGCGATGGGCTGGAACAGATGGTGGTGGCGTGGTCTGTTCTTCTCAAAATTAATTTGTTGCACTTTCTGGTAGTTACTTGGTGTACTTCTCTGCTACTACTGCAAGGATGTGCTGTTTCCTGTACTGCTACTGAATACGTTCGTGTACGCTGCTGCTCACGAGTTGCGTTTATCTCTCTCAGCCTCATACAATGGTACACAATATGGCAGTACAACCTCCGTGTCTGTGCAGTACAACCCGTTTACGAAAAAACAGACCAACATCCTTCATCGCTTCGTGGCGGCGGCCGTGCGTTGGAGTTGATGAGGTGCGGTGAGGAGCTCCCGGCCAGCGCGCAGGAGGGGAGCGTAGGCAGGCGCTGCTTCAGCGAATCCCAGGAGGCCCCACGCGACGAGCAGGGAGGTCGAGGCGGCGCTCGCAGGAGGCATGGAGAAGACGAGCAGGAGGGGATCTTGTCGCGGGGAAGAAGAGCCCAACGCCGCGGGGAAGAAGGGAAGCCGCCGGCCACGGGGAAGAAGGGCGGGCGGCGCGCTTGGCcgtcgaggcggcggcgcggcgaccgTCGTGTGGGCGGCGCGACAGCCATCCAGGCAGAGGCGCGGGAGGCATCCAGGCAGCGGCGCGGGGCCAtccaggcggcggcgcggggggcctcGAGGCGGCGGCCCTGCAAGCGGCCGCACGGGCACCGTCCAGGTGGGGTGGGGATGGTCGACGGGAGTGCAGGGATCTTCtagggcggcggtggaggtggcctgCGGCGGTGGGGGTGGGGTGGCCGGTGGGGGTAGGGTGGCccgtggccggcggcggtgggggtggtggtggggtggcCGGGTCGGTGGCGGCGATGGGGGATTGAGGACGGGTCTGGGGAGTTGGGGACGGGGTCTGGTGGGTTCGGATCGTGCCTGTGCGGGTGGATTTTCGTGGTATTTTTTCTCTCCGTCCGGACGGCGCCCTATATAGCAGTaggtggtgctcagaatattattttgagcaccggtttcagaatagtgcgaccctatatatatatatatatgcatgctcGTGTACAGTATGTACTAGCCTAGAATATGTACACGAAAACATGTTTGGAATGAAAagaattgaaacacaaaataaaaaggaattgaATGGTAAACACAAACTAAAAATGGAAAACATAGAATAAAGGTCCTCCAGCGCTAATCTGCACTCGACACGTGGATTCCTTTAGTccagttggtgttaccaaccgggactaaaggtcctccagCCCCAGCCCTCGACTTGCCCCCACATGGAGGCCTTTAGTTCCTGTTTGTTTTCCCGGTTGTCCAACCAGAACTAGAGCTTGTTCCCAACCGGGACTAGAGccattttttctactagtgactgtACATATCCACGTGAGGTGGCAACTGGCGCGCTCTCCGTTGGATCAGCCACTGCAACAACTTGAGCTGGTCACTTTGACACACGCACATCTAAGCATGGAAAGCTATATCAAACGTCACAGACACAAGATGCGTAGGGAGGGCAGATACCTACATGGGCAGCCAAACCTGGTGCAACGCCAATGACAAAGAGGGGTCGATTTTTTTGTGCTACCAAAGTATTATGGTGTTCTCTGCCCACCGCGTCCTCCTTCCCGAGGGCAAATCGGGCGGCGGCTCCGTAGCACCCTCCAACTTTCTCTCCCCCTTCCGCCACCAATGATCCTCATTGGGCAAAGCCAGTGAGGATCTGACGGAGGCCGGACCTGGTTACtcgagtgtgggcccctcgttgtaGCCTGCGGAGTCCTCCGGTGCGTCCGTGGAGCTCCGTTGTGGTGTTGGAAGGCAGTGGAGGACGCATGTGATGGTGGGTGTGGCTGGCTGGACTGCAGTCGCGGGTGTTACCACTATGGGAGAATATATTTTTAGGGGCATTTTCCGTTGACACACATTATGGAATTGCCTCTAAAGATAATCTTTAGAGACTAATGCTATCTTTAGGGGCATCTTAAGTGAAGTGCCTCTAAAGATACCATATTTAGGGGCACTTAGTAgaagtgcctctaaaaataggTATCTTTAGAGGCATTTTAATTTATGCCTATGTAAATGGTATCTTTACAGGCACTTGTCAATGTGCCTATGAAAATAGTTAGGGCATTTTAATTGAATTGCCTCTAAAGATACTATTTATAGAGGCATTTACTGAAACTGTCTGTAAAAATAGATATATTCAGAGGCAGTTTCATAACGTGCCTTTATAAATTGCATTTTTAGGGGCATTTCAGCTCAAGTTCCTCTGAAGATACACAATGCATAGCACATAGACAGACAGAGTATACTAGACATCGAAGTCATTAATATACATAACAACCCATAGTTGACAAAACACCTATATAATCTGGGATTCTTTTTTTTGACTTAGCGATTGATCATACAGCCGTTTCTCATCCCAAAACATGTTTTCCGCTTTCTCAGTTGATCTTGTACACCAAGTATAGAAGTGTTCTTTCAGGCTTGACTAGATTAGAAAATCTCCTGATTAGAATGTGCTACTGGTTCGTCTTTCGAATGCTAGTAACACCTGGTTATTGCCATTGGAGATGGCATTGCCTGAATCATCTTTAGAAAGATGGAATCACTGCAACAAATTCGAACGGAATACAAGAACTAACATCACAATATATTTGTCTGATGAGTTAACAATACAATATGAGTAAGCAATGTCCATTACAGGTAAACTGAAAAGTAATATCAGAAGGCAGAACAATAAGACAAATTGATGAGGTCACACCATGTCGAGGAAATCGGAATTGAAACTTTTACCCAACCGAAATCGGAGCTTCAAGACAGGCCATTTGCCAAGCAGCCAAGTAATAATGGGCAACAAAGCTACTAGAACACAGATTGCAATGGCCAACCAATGGAGACGTGGGGCCAGCACCGTGTATAAACCAGTTGAAAAGGCCGTAGTTGTTGCCACATACGCAAACCACATTAGCTTCTTAGTGACGGATCTGTAATAAAGTAAGAACTCATAATCCCCCCACCTGGCTATGATGCATATGAAGGCCACAGCAAAAGAGGAACACATCGCTAAGACATCAGAAATCAAGAATGCCTGAAAAGAAAACTTATTAGACATGATGGGAAGTCCCTCGCTTCCAGGATCGTTACTGTACCCTCCAGGCAGGGTGAATGCAGCGGCAAAGGTGATTGTCGCAATAAGAATTGCCACCAAAGAAGTGTTGCTTGTGTAGATTTGAGTTAGTGACTTTGCATCCTTCCTTGATGCGCTAGTCGCGTTTTGTTTGGCTTCCatttgaagattatgtagagATGGAGCACCTTGTGGATATGCTTTTGATATACGCATGATCACTTCATTCTGCATGATTCCAAAGAAATAAGGTACAAATGAAGCTCATAGTATGAAAAATAAAGATGAGATGTTCTACTGTTTAAACAACAGTGTTATTCACAGTAGCTtatttaatttaaatttaaattgacCATGAAAATTCTTAGTGCCCAAGCTGTAGCAAAGCAGATACTTAATTTCAGTTAAGAAATATGCATACCAATAAACTTAAGAGTATTTTGTAGTGTGAAGCATCGGGTATATAAATAACGGATAAGGGATTCTATTTGAAAACTAtttgattttattttatattttaaaaaatcTTAAAAGAATGCTCAAATTTCAAAATTATAAGTAATGGGACTAGATTTTGTAATGTGGGTAATTAAACTGTAAGTTGCCACAGTAGATTTTGTAATTTGAAAAGTGAGAAAAGTAGTTTTGAGCTGTCGCTAGTCGAGGTTATTTCAAGCGTATAATGTTTTGAACTATCAACAACTCATGTGCACTAAAAACTTGTAACCACATAGTTAAGTTCTAGTAATTATGTTATTAATGGTTTACAAAATATGTTAGAACAAATGAATTTCATGTTAAAGATATTTTGAACTGTCAGAGGACAAAAGTTGCATGCTAATTAAAATTCTATTGCATTGTAAGTAAAGTTGATCTAGTAATGGTGGCTGATCTAGTCAAGATGTTCGGGCCCACCTCGTTGAATGTTATCATAAATATGCAGCTGGAAAATGTTTGATACATGCAAATATACTAGATGGAATACATCATTAAGGTCCTAATCTCCAACACATGCATGAGGACGATTTCATCCTCGCCTGGGACCATGCCCCACTAGGTATTTTCGTAGTTATTGCTTGTTTGTGTAAGCTAATAGCAGCCAACtattctgctgcatcggctaaaaGTAGGATTAGTTTGCTCTGTAGTAGGTTGAAGAGTTACATCAGAGTTAAATGTTGTACGTGCCTTATTTGTAACGCAGTTTATATGCATGATCGATATACTCCCCCATTCCATATTACTTCGCATATAATGTTCGGTCAAAATAAGCTTTACAATATTTGACCAACTATGTATGATAAAATATCAACATATATACAACATCAAATGTACATAATATGAGACTATATTGCATTAAGATTCTAATAATGTTGATTTGATTTTGTAGATACTGATAATCTTTTTTCTACATGATTGATCAAGCTTTACAAATTTTAACTTTGAGTAAACCTTATATGCGGAATAATATGAAACCGAGGGAGTATGTCGCATAAGTAAGTACCCAGTTTAAAGTCTTGGCATTCTGCATCAAACCCCACAGTTGCCAAGCTGCTGAAAAACCTTCGTTGTCCAGTATTGTTGCATCTATATCCTCGTGAGACAGTAAAGCAGCAACTATTCTAGGATTGCACTTTTCGACTGCATAATGAAGAGCGGTTTTTCCATACTTGTTTTGCATGTTAACAACTTTGCGAAGTAGTGGTTCCTTCAGGACAAACTCAACGAACTCTGCATGATCATACCATACACCTTGATGAAGCAATGTCCACTTGCCACCTTCTGTGCAATAATAAGGAGCATCAGGACAGTGTTTCAGAAGTTCTTGTGCAGCAGCAGCTTGACCTCGAACTGCGGCAGCAATAAGGAGAGGATCGCCCAAGCTGTTTATTTCATACCCTAGAGTTGAATCATGTTCCAGCATTAATCGTAATATGTCAATCTTGCCATCAAGTACAGCCTGTCTTACTGGAGTGCATGATACGTTGTCAGCTTCTCTGGCCAATTCAGGACGCTTCTCTATAATTATTTTAGCAATTTCTGAAAACAAATGAGTGTTAACAATAGTGAATAATTGGATGTTCATGTAATTTGCACTCCGTATATCATATATCTCACCTTGGTCACCATTTCTAACAGCAGCATGTAGACAATTGCAACCGTGCTGTCCTCCCGAATAAGCACAATCAGGATTCTGCATTAGTTTCTCGTAAATGTACGTAAAACCTCTCATCACCGCAAAGAACATGGGTGACTCATTGCACTTGCTCACTGCTGCCGACAGTGCAGGCTCGGCTGTTACCAACTGCAGTGCAAGATCCTTGTGGCCGTTGCGAATAGCATGGTGCAGCGCATTATATCCATGCCTGTCTTGCTGCAAGATTACCTGCCTTAATGCTGGCTGACAGCAGCTTCTGAGGAGAGAGGAAGCCACCGAGACATGACCATTTGTCAGAGCAGCCATAAGTGGTGTCTCCCCTGCCAAGTTTACAGCGGCAAGGAGAGACTCTTCTAGTTCCAGAACATCCTTGCAGAAATCATTGTGGCCATGAATGGAGGATATGTGGAGGCAATTGTTTCCTTGGGGAGTTTTTCCAAGAAAAATGTTTCGATCCTGTGAAGCCATGGCTCGCATTGACGTGGAATCACCAGATATGGCAGCTTTAAGGAGCCGTTTGTCCATTCCTCCCGATGAACTAGTTGTTGTGGAACTCTGCGAATCTTGAGACATAAATCACTGTCCAAGGTATTCAACACATCTCCTGTGTTATAACCAAGTAAGTACAGAGAGATAGCGCTTGAGAGGATGGAAACGGGCGAAGAGACAGGCGACGCGTGTGGCGATGGCCGGACGCCGCGCCGGTCGGGCGCCCCCGGCGTCGACCGTCGGGATCTCGGCCCCGCTGCGCCGCCCGGTGTGCCGTCCGCGGTCCCCGGCTCCGCTCCCCTGTCTGGTAAGTTCTGGTCCCTCTCTACTTCTGCTGTGGAGGAGGGTGAGGCGGGTGGCTCGGTGGGGGAGGCGTCGGATCCCGACCAAGATGCTCTCCGttgcggccggccggccgccgccaccctcgAGGATTTCATCCGGCGGGCTCAGGAGCTTGGGGGCTCCCTGCAGTCTGCGCGGCGTTCGTCCTTCGCCCCGGGCGGCAAAGGATCGCGTTTTCGGGGCTCggccccggcggcgccgccgcggttCCGGGGCTCGGGTCGGAGGCTGCGGTGCAGATCTGCCACCAAGTCTTCTGGAATTGTTGGCGCTGCCACCCCGCCGGACTCGTCTGGGCCTCTGGGCTGGCCTCCCCTGGTCCTTGGCGGCAGCAGCTCTGTTCCTGACCCGCGGCCTGGGGGCGGCGCGCAGGTTTGGGCTTCGCCGGCCGGGGTCGTCGCGCATGGTGAGGCCTCGCCGCCGGCTACGCCTCCGGCGACCGACGGTGGCCCGCGCCGGCTGGATCTGGGAGATCCTCTATTTTCGAATCTGGTGGGCCCAGGAGACGGCGTGCGGGAGGGGCCCGCGGCCGAGGCGCGGTACGCTGACTGGGTCGTCTCCACGCCCACGGGCCTGGAAGGCGGGTCCATCCTCCACTCGGGCTGTGAGGTGGCCTCGGCCTTTTCCCCCGGCCCACGGCCTGGCCTTGCGGCCCAGTGCCTCGGCCCGCCCGCTGGCGCCGTTTTCGTTGGCTTTGGATGCCCAAAGGCAGCTCTGATCCCGCACTAGGGTTTCGTGCTAGATCGACAGAAGTTAG contains:
- the LOC124668605 gene encoding ankyrin repeat-containing protein At5g02620-like, translated to MDKRLLKAAISGDSTSMRAMASQDRNIFLGKTPQGNNCLHISSIHGHNDFCKDVLELEESLLAAVNLAGETPLMAALTNGHVSVASSLLRSCCQPALRQVILQQDRHGYNALHHAIRNGHKDLALQLVTAEPALSAAVSKCNESPMFFAVMRGFTYIYEKLMQNPDCAYSGGQHGCNCLHAAVRNGDQEIAKIIIEKRPELAREADNVSCTPVRQAVLDGKIDILRLMLEHDSTLGYEINSLGDPLLIAAAVRGQAAAAQELLKHCPDAPYYCTEGGKWTLLHQGVWYDHAEFVEFVLKEPLLRKVVNMQNKYGKTALHYAVEKCNPRIVAALLSHEDIDATILDNEGFSAAWQLWGLMQNAKTLNWNEVIMRISKAYPQGAPSLHNLQMEAKQNATSASRKDAKSLTQIYTSNTSLVAILIATITFAAAFTLPGGYSNDPGSEGLPIMSNKFSFQAFLISDVLAMCSSFAVAFICIIARWGDYEFLLYYRSVTKKLMWFAYVATTTAFSTGLYTVLAPRLHWLAIAICVLVALLPIITWLLGKWPVLKLRFRLGKSFNSDFLDMV